From one Culex quinquefasciatus strain JHB chromosome 3, VPISU_Cqui_1.0_pri_paternal, whole genome shotgun sequence genomic stretch:
- the LOC6038860 gene encoding pancreatic triacylglycerol lipase — protein sequence MTSNFVLLILATLSGQSLAGLLNSFSADSDYTAAFLMDSMFGLITNDTKYIMNGGFTNPIEVDVTILCGNRNAPTLVPTTIDDGGLGSKIDTSKPLVLIIHGWLDNSKRNWIKQMTADYFQFVDTNLCVVDWSNLAIHGYALSVNRTYAVGDYVAEFVSYLSGQGIPLSKVTLVGHSLGAQISGQAGMKLGGQVGAIYGLDPASPLFKMPFDVGTSKRLDKSDAQYVQMIITSRCTLGVCVGDGHENFYPTGGMVPQPNCVVPMFSNAETPELISCSHAHACTLYRKALNPKNVFNGKKCFGYSAFLSMACLFNPTSKMGLYSRRIGGDFYLMTSAIPPYTV from the exons ATGACATCGAATTTTGTTCTTCTCATATTGGCCACTTTGAGTGGCCAATCGTTGGCCGGACTACTGAACTCGTTCAGTGCTGATTCCGACTATACGGCGGCGTTTTTGATGGACAGCATGTTCGGGCTGATCACCAACGATACAAAGTACATCATGAACGGAGGATTTACGAATCCGATTGAAGTAGATGTTACGATTTTGTGCGGGAATCG GAACGCACCCACGCTGGTGCCAACCACGATCGATGATGGCGGCTTGGGCAGCAAAATCGACACGTCCAAGCCACTGGTACTCATCATCCACGGCTGGTTGGACAATAGCAAGCGTAACTGGATCAAGCAGATGACGGCGGACTATTTCCAGTTTGTGGACACCAATTTGTGCGTTGTGGATTGGAGTAATTTGGCAATCCACGGCTATGCGTTGTCTGTGAATCGCACCTACGCAGTAGGTGACTACGTGGCCGAATTTGTGTCCTACCTAAGCGGTCAAGGTATCCCGCTGTCCAAAGTGACCCTGGTTGGTCATAGCTTGGGTGCCCAAATCAGTGGTCAGGCCGGAATGAAGTTGGGTGGACAGGTTGGTGCAATCTATGGTTTGGATCCGGCAAGCCCCCTCTTCAAGATGCCTTTTGACGTGGGAACGTCCAAAAGGTTGGACAAATCCGATGCCCAGTACGTCCAAATGATCATCACATCGCGCTGTACGCTTGGAGTCTGCGTGGGTGATGGCCACGAGAACTTTTACCCAACGGGAGGAATGGTTCCGCAACCGAACTGCGTGGTTCCAATGTTTTCCAATGCAGAAACTCCGGAGCTGATTAGTTGCAGTCATGCTCACGCTTGTACACTGTACCGGAAGGCACTGAACCCGAAGAACGTTTTCAACGGAAAGAAATGCTTCGGATACTCGGCCTTTCTGTCCATGGCGTGTTTGTTCAATCCGACCTCGAAAATGGGACTCTATTCCAGGCGTATTGGAGGAGATTTTTACCTGATGACTTCGGCTATTCCACCGTATACAGTTTGA
- the LOC6038859 gene encoding pancreatic triacylglycerol lipase, translating into MVLKVVLLLVATTFWGQSLAGLLNSFSADNDFTAAYLMDSMFGIVTNNTKSILTGDSTNPIEVDVKFFCGNRNAPSLEVTTIDDGSLEGKIDTSKPLVLVIHGWLDNSSRNWMKLMAADYLQFVDTNVCLVDWGNLAIYGYAFAANHTYAVGDYVAEFVSYLSGQGISLSKVTLVGHSMGAQISGQAGMKLGGQVGAIYGLDPASPLFRMPFDVGTSRRLDKSDAKYVQMIITSRCTWGVCVGDGHENFYPNGGLVPQPNCVVPVFSNAETPEPISCSHCHAYTLFRMSLNPKNVFNGKKCSGFVAYMAMACLFNPTSKMGIYSRRLGGDFYMRTSPVQPFTPLF; encoded by the exons ATGGTTCTCAAAGTTGTACTTCTCCTGGTGGCCACCACTTTCTGGGGCCAATCGTTGGCGGGCCTGCTGAATTCGTTCAGCGCCGATAACGACTTTACGGCTGCCTACCTGATGGACAGCATGTTTGGCATCGTTACTAATAACACCAAGTCTATCTTGACCGGCGATTCTACGAACCCGATTGAGGTTGATGTCAAGTTTTTCTGTGGGAATCG CAACGCACCTTCGCTGGAGGTAACGACGATTGATGATGGCAGCTTGGAAGGCAAAATCGATACCTCCAAGCCGCTGGTGCTTGTCATCCACGGCTGGTTGGACAATAGCAGTCGAAACTGGATGAAGCTGATGGCGGCGGACTATTTGCAGTTCGTAGATACTAATGTGTGCCTCGTGGATTGGGGTAATTTGGCAATCTACGGCTATGCTTTTGCGGCCAACCATACCTACGCAGTCGGTGACTACGTTGCTGAATTCGTGTCCTACCTGAGTGGTCAAGGTATCTCGCTGTCCAAGGTGACGTTGGTTGGACACAGTATGGGCGCCCAAATCAGCGGCCAGGCCGGAATGAAGTTGGGTGGCCAGGTTGGTGCGATCTACGGTCTGGATCCGGCAAGCCCCCTATTCAGGATGCCCTTTGACGTGGGAACCTCAAGAAGGTTGGATAAATCTGATGCCAAGTATGTCCAGATGATCATCACATCCCGTTGCACGTGGGGAGTCTGCGTGGGTGATGGCCACGAGAACTTTTACCCTAATGGAGGACTCGTACCGCAGCCGAACTGCGTGGTTCCAGTGTTCTCGAACGCAGAAACTCCGGAACCGATCAGCTGCAGCCATTGCCACGCATATACACTTTTCCGAATGTCACTGAACCCCAAGAACGTGTTTAATGGAAAGAAATGTTCGGGATTTGTAGCATACATGGCCATGGCATGTCTGTTCAACCCAACCTCCAAGATGGGAATCTACTCCAGACGCCTGGGTGGAGACTTTTACATGCGGACTTCGCCAGTTCAACCGTTCACTCCGttgttttga